From the genome of Flammeovirgaceae bacterium:
GGCTGTCGTTTCAGCCCTTTGTTGTCCGGTCGTGCGAGGTGGACTTTGATGGCGGCACCCACGCTGCCTATGATCCATCCCCTGATATTGCAGAAAAGAACGAAGAATTTGCCCAGGCCACTGCCCTTGCCTTGTTTGACTACCTCAGGAAAAGCAAGTCGCGTGGCTTTGCCTTAAGCCTGAGCGGGGGGGCCGATTCATCGTGCTGTGCCGTGCTGGTAGCGGAAATGACCAGGCGGGCCAGTGCCCAACTGGGGTGGGGCAATTTTTGCGAATTGCTGCACATCAATGCCAAAAACGAAAAGGAGGCGGTCGGCCAGTTGTTGACCTGTGCCTACCAGGCCACGCGCAATTCTTCCCATACAACTTTTGAAGCCGCCAAAACTTTGGCCGGATCGCTGGGGGCCACCTTCCATCACTGGCAGGTAGATGACGAAGTGGAGTCGTACAAGGCAAAGATGGAGGCAGTGGTGAACAGGCCCCTGACCTGGGGGCAAGACGACATCGCCCTGCAAAATATCCAGGCCAGGTCACGATCGCCCATTATCTGGATGCTCGCCAATATCAAGCAGGCCATCTTATTGACGGCCTCCAACCGGAGCGAAGGGGATGTGGGCTACGCCACCATGGATGGAGACACCAGCGGAAGCCTCGCGCCCATTGCAGGCGTGGACAAGCCTTTTATCCTTCAATGGCTTAAGTGGGCAGAGGAAAACCTGGGGTATGAAGGCCTGGCCATAGTGAACCGCCTGGAGCCCACGGCAGAGCTTCGCCCGGCCGGCTCCGGCCAGAAAGACGAAAAAGACCTCATGCCCTACCCTTTATTGGTGAGGATCGAAAAACTTTCCATCAGGGACCGGAAATCCCCCACGGAGGTATATGCCACCCTTTCCGGTGAATATGACAAAACCCTCCTGAAGGCCTCCATTGTCAAGTTTTTCAGGCTCTGGGCCGCCAACCAATGGAAAAGGGAGCGCCTGGCGCCTTCCTTCCACCTTGACGACATGAACGTGGACCCCCGAAGTTGGTGCCGGTTCCCCATCCTATCGGGTGGCTACGAGGACGAACTGGCGGCATTGGGCGAATGAGCAAGGCTTTGGCCGTTGCCTGTAAGCTAATATCTTTGCTGGTCGAAAACCCAAGAGGGCACTTTTTACTTTAATCCATTATAGATGTTAAGTTATATTTTATGGAATGCCAATCCTGAGATATTTTCCATTGGCTCCTTCTCACTGCGTTGGTACGGTTTGTTTTTTGCCCTTGGGTTTTTGATAAGCCAGCAAGTACTCTACTACATCTATAGGAAGGAAGGCAAGCCGGAGAAAGACATTGACACCCTCACCATCTATATGGTGCTGGCCACGATCATCGGGGCGAGGTTGGGCCATATATTTTTTTATCAGCCGGAACTGCTTTGGGAAAACCCCCTAGGTGTTTTCCTTCCGTTTGAATTTACCCCGGAGTTCCGTTTTACCGGCCTGCAAGGCCTTGCCAGCCATGGGGCGGCCATTGGTATTTTATTTGCCTTGTGGCTTTACAGCCGGAAGAAAAAACCAGGACAAAACTACCTTCAGGTATTGGACAGGATCGTCATCGTGGTGGCCCTCACCGGGTGCCTTATCCGCCTGGGCAATTTTTTCAATTCGGAAATCATCGGGATACCGACCAACTCTTCCCTTGGGGTTGTGTTTGTAGGCCGCGTGGAAGAGGCGTTGAAGCGCAACGACATGGGGGAAAACCCGGTGGAGTCCATAACCATTGTGAAAAACCAGGACCTGCCAAAAGGAATGCATGGACGGGTGCCTATCAGCATCTACCTGTTTTTCAAAAAAGGCACCGACCAGGAAAAGGCCCGCATATTCTGTACCACCAATACCAAGTACTACCTCACCAAGCTGTACGAGTTTGTTGACGAGCCCCCCCGCACGGAATTGCAATACGAACTGTACCAGGAGAAAGCCGGCACACTGGTGGCCAAAGTAAATACTTTTGGCATTGCCCGCCACCCCGCCCAGCTCTACGAGTCCATCTCAAGTTTGTTGTTGTTTGCCTTTTTGTTTTGGGTATGGAGCCGGGAAAAGGAAAAGATTGCCACAGGAAAAATATTTGGGCTTTTTATGGTCATTTTATGGTCGCTGCGGTTTGGCTACGAATTCCTCAAAGAAAACCAGGTTTCCTTTGAAGACAAGCTCCCCTTGAACATGGGGCAAATATTAAGCATCCCCATGGTGCTGGTGGGAATTGGTGTGTTGATTTGGTCGGGCCGCAATTCAACCAAAACCTGAATTAACGGATTAACAACGACAGGATGCGAGGGAGGCTGGCCACCATACTGATTGGGTTTTCTATTTTGTGCGGAACGGAAGGTTGGGCCCAGCAGGCAAATGGCCGCAAACACAAGGAGGACAGGGCCACGCTTGAAATGGATACCGTTGAATTCCAACTCCTGCAAGTGAACAAAATCCTTATCGTAGGCAACAAAACCACCCATGACCGGATTATCCTCCGGGAGCTCAGCCTTCATCCCGGGGACACCATCAGCAACAAGGAGATCACTAAAGTCCTCCAAAAAGACAGGAACAAAATCTACAACCTACGGCTGTTCAACACAGTGGACATCAACACCATCAGCCACGCCCAAGGAAAGGTGGACCTGCTCATAGAACTTACGGAGCGGTGGTACACTTTCCCCGTCCCCATTTTTGAACTGTCGGACAGGAACTTCAACGAGTGGTGGCAAACCTACAACCATGACTTCAGGCGCGTAAACTACGGGCTGCGCCTGTACCGGTACAACTTTAGGG
Proteins encoded in this window:
- the nadE gene encoding NAD(+) synthase codes for the protein MNRILKIGGATVNQTPIDWGNNTNNIIEAIRLARGQQIDLLCFPELCVSGYGCEDLFLSDWLSEKAWEELEKVIPETEGIMVCVGLPVRMENATYNGACVIHDKEILGIALKQNLARDGVHYEPRWFEPWPAHNIRQIARGGRAISVGDIVFECKGVSFGFEICEDAWRQARPADNLASRKVGLILNPSASHFAMSKAASREKLVTGSSMKYNCVYVYVNLLGNEAGRMVYDGDILIARHGELIMRSPRLSFQPFVVRSCEVDFDGGTHAAYDPSPDIAEKNEEFAQATALALFDYLRKSKSRGFALSLSGGADSSCCAVLVAEMTRRASAQLGWGNFCELLHINAKNEKEAVGQLLTCAYQATRNSSHTTFEAAKTLAGSLGATFHHWQVDDEVESYKAKMEAVVNRPLTWGQDDIALQNIQARSRSPIIWMLANIKQAILLTASNRSEGDVGYATMDGDTSGSLAPIAGVDKPFILQWLKWAEENLGYEGLAIVNRLEPTAELRPAGSGQKDEKDLMPYPLLVRIEKLSIRDRKSPTEVYATLSGEYDKTLLKASIVKFFRLWAANQWKRERLAPSFHLDDMNVDPRSWCRFPILSGGYEDELAALGE
- a CDS encoding prolipoprotein diacylglyceryl transferase; the encoded protein is MLSYILWNANPEIFSIGSFSLRWYGLFFALGFLISQQVLYYIYRKEGKPEKDIDTLTIYMVLATIIGARLGHIFFYQPELLWENPLGVFLPFEFTPEFRFTGLQGLASHGAAIGILFALWLYSRKKKPGQNYLQVLDRIVIVVALTGCLIRLGNFFNSEIIGIPTNSSLGVVFVGRVEEALKRNDMGENPVESITIVKNQDLPKGMHGRVPISIYLFFKKGTDQEKARIFCTTNTKYYLTKLYEFVDEPPRTELQYELYQEKAGTLVAKVNTFGIARHPAQLYESISSLLLFAFLFWVWSREKEKIATGKIFGLFMVILWSLRFGYEFLKENQVSFEDKLPLNMGQILSIPMVLVGIGVLIWSGRNSTKT